A window of Pseudomonas mucidolens contains these coding sequences:
- the erpA gene encoding iron-sulfur cluster insertion protein ErpA, with product MSVESFTPTVLQFTHGAAHKVKSLVDEEGNDRLKLRVFVTGGGCSGFQYGFTFDEDVADDDTIVEREGVSLVVDPMSFQYLAGAEVDYQEGLEGSRFVIKNPNATTTCGCGSSFSI from the coding sequence ATGAGCGTTGAATCCTTCACCCCCACGGTTTTGCAATTCACCCACGGTGCCGCGCACAAGGTGAAGAGCCTGGTCGATGAAGAGGGTAATGACCGGTTGAAGCTGCGCGTATTTGTTACGGGTGGCGGTTGTTCCGGGTTTCAGTACGGTTTCACCTTCGATGAAGATGTAGCCGATGACGACACCATCGTCGAGCGCGAAGGTGTCAGCCTGGTTGTGGACCCAATGAGCTTCCAGTATTTGGCAGGTGCCGAGGTGGATTACCAGGAAGGTTTGGAAGGCTCGCGCTTTGTGATCAAGAACCCGAATGCCACCACGACCTGTGGTTGTGGCTCGTCGTTCTCGATCTGA
- a CDS encoding anhydro-N-acetylmuramic acid kinase: protein MPLYIGVMSGTSLDGLDIALIEQDPAIKLIATHYIPMPEPLRAELLDLCTSGPDEIARSATAQQSWVTLAAQGIHALLEQQRLAPHDIRAIGSHGQTIRHEPGRGFTVQIGNPALLTELTGITVVSDFRSRDVAAGGQGAPLVPAFHEALFDTHSGHRAVLNIGGFSNLSLIETGKPVTGFDCGPGNVLLDAWIQQQRGENFDRDGQWAANGKVAPALLSALLSDPFFLTKGPKSTGREVFNLVWLEHHLGRLPAFSAQDVQATLLELTALTIVDALKAAQPQTDTLLVCGGGAHNTTLMNRLSALLPGTRVSSTATNGVDPDWVEAMAFAWLAHCCLEGIAANRPGVTGARGLRVLGAIYPA, encoded by the coding sequence ATGCCGCTCTATATAGGCGTAATGTCCGGGACCAGCCTTGATGGCCTGGACATTGCGCTGATTGAACAGGACCCGGCGATCAAACTGATTGCCACTCACTACATCCCGATGCCCGAGCCTCTGCGGGCCGAGTTGCTGGATCTGTGTACCAGTGGTCCGGATGAGATTGCCCGCTCGGCAACTGCTCAACAAAGCTGGGTAACACTCGCTGCACAAGGTATTCACGCACTGCTCGAGCAGCAGCGACTCGCACCCCACGACATCCGGGCGATTGGCAGTCATGGGCAAACCATTCGCCACGAGCCAGGACGCGGCTTTACCGTGCAGATCGGTAATCCGGCACTGCTCACCGAATTGACCGGCATAACCGTCGTCAGTGATTTTCGCAGTCGCGATGTCGCCGCTGGCGGCCAAGGCGCGCCCTTGGTACCTGCCTTCCATGAAGCCTTGTTCGACACCCACAGCGGCCATCGGGCAGTGTTGAATATCGGCGGCTTCAGCAATCTCAGCCTGATTGAAACCGGCAAACCGGTCACCGGCTTCGACTGCGGCCCCGGCAACGTCCTGCTGGACGCCTGGATTCAGCAGCAGCGCGGTGAAAATTTCGATCGCGATGGCCAATGGGCTGCCAATGGAAAAGTTGCGCCCGCATTACTCAGCGCACTGCTCAGCGACCCATTTTTCCTGACTAAAGGCCCGAAAAGCACCGGCCGCGAAGTTTTCAACCTTGTTTGGCTGGAGCACCACCTTGGCCGGTTGCCGGCATTCAGTGCTCAAGACGTACAAGCGACGCTGCTGGAACTCACAGCCTTGACCATCGTCGACGCCTTGAAAGCCGCACAGCCTCAGACCGACACCCTGCTGGTCTGTGGCGGAGGCGCCCATAACACCACACTCATGAACCGTCTCAGCGCCCTGCTACCTGGCACACGAGTCAGCAGTACCGCCACTAACGGCGTGGATCCCGACTGGGTCGAGGCCATGGCCTTTGCCTGGTTGGCCCACTGCTGCCTTGAAGGTATCGCCGCCAACCGTCCTGGCGTGACCGGTGCGCGTGGTCTTCGCGTGCTCGGCGCGATCTATCCCGCCTGA